A genomic segment from Planctomycetia bacterium encodes:
- the rpmE gene encoding 50S ribosomal protein L31 — MKDKIHPKYVATAVRCGCGNTFTTRSTVPELRVDICNACHPFYTGKLKYVDTAGRIEKFKTKFAGAGYASLKKGKKAETAGEAGA; from the coding sequence ATGAAGGACAAGATTCACCCCAAGTACGTCGCGACCGCGGTCCGTTGCGGTTGCGGCAACACGTTCACCACGCGGAGCACCGTTCCGGAGCTGCGCGTCGACATCTGCAATGCCTGCCACCCGTTCTACACGGGCAAGCTCAAATACGTCGACACGGCGGGCCGCATCGAGAAGTTCAAGACCAAGTTCGCCGGGGCCGGTTATGCCAGCCTGAAGAAGGGCAAGAAGGCGGAAACGGCCGGCGAAGCTGGCGCTTAG
- a CDS encoding acyltransferase, with the protein MAAVDRLCSAIRRDWRRHFFCISGYCVTAAATVARARHQGPTEFMRRRAKRIYGPYWIALAMAAVAYVVEYGMPQPFPSLWSVLGNLTLSESWCPHFAGPPSELLVQQAWTLVHELQFYLACGLLLLVPARYFLAGVIVICATTCLTAWATDEGYVNASGLMIRGSWLAFAPGSFAFYWLHGTKMERTVAILGVAASVIGGIYAWRINEAIGAGCVMSRVLIALHPLDARLDAMPQLKWLKRCGQISYSLYLTHTLVCGPIERWLVTNSGAQRVALNVTVCTLASLLVAWPFYLFFERPFMSESKT; encoded by the coding sequence TTGGCGGCGGTTGATCGGCTTTGCTCCGCAATTCGGAGGGATTGGCGTCGGCATTTTTTTTGCATTTCGGGCTATTGCGTCACAGCGGCCGCGACGGTAGCCAGGGCAAGACATCAAGGTCCGACAGAATTCATGCGACGCCGGGCGAAACGAATTTACGGCCCCTATTGGATTGCCCTTGCCATGGCCGCCGTCGCTTACGTCGTGGAGTATGGGATGCCGCAACCGTTCCCATCGTTGTGGAGCGTGCTGGGAAACCTGACGCTCTCCGAGTCGTGGTGTCCGCATTTCGCCGGGCCACCGTCTGAATTGCTGGTTCAGCAAGCGTGGACCCTGGTGCATGAACTTCAGTTCTATTTGGCGTGCGGCCTACTACTGTTAGTGCCGGCACGATATTTTCTTGCCGGCGTCATTGTGATTTGCGCCACAACATGCCTCACCGCGTGGGCTACAGATGAAGGTTACGTTAACGCTTCCGGCCTGATGATTCGAGGTTCATGGCTCGCATTCGCGCCGGGCAGCTTTGCTTTTTACTGGCTCCACGGTACCAAGATGGAACGAACCGTTGCCATTCTCGGCGTCGCCGCTTCCGTGATTGGCGGCATTTACGCTTGGCGGATCAATGAAGCAATTGGCGCTGGTTGTGTGATGTCGAGGGTCTTGATTGCCTTGCATCCGCTGGACGCGCGCCTTGACGCGATGCCACAGCTAAAATGGCTCAAACGGTGTGGGCAAATCTCCTACAGTCTCTATCTTACGCATACGCTCGTTTGTGGGCCGATAGAGCGCTGGCTCGTTACGAACTCGGGAGCACAGCGGGTCGCCTTGAATGTCACTGTCTGTACTTTGGCGTCACTATTGGTGGCTTGGCCGTTTTACCTTTTTTTCGAGCGACCTTTTATGTCGGAGAGTAAGACTTAG
- the ruvX gene encoding Holliday junction resolvase RuvX: MDIPEIGRIAAIDYGTVRIGIAVTDSRRTIASPLENYTRRDTARDAERFKQLVREEQIALFVVGLPVHNNGRESQKSIEAETFGAWLRDLTGVPVVYFDERFTTVEAEQLLAGAKLTKARRKERLDKLAAQILLTAFLESGQRDTPPGRLDG; this comes from the coding sequence ATGGACATCCCTGAAATAGGCCGAATCGCCGCGATCGACTACGGCACGGTGCGCATCGGCATCGCCGTCACGGATTCCCGTCGCACGATCGCCAGCCCGCTGGAGAACTACACACGCCGCGATACCGCTCGCGACGCGGAGCGATTCAAGCAACTGGTCCGCGAGGAACAAATTGCGCTGTTCGTCGTCGGCCTGCCGGTCCACAACAACGGCCGCGAAAGCCAAAAGTCGATCGAAGCCGAGACGTTTGGCGCCTGGCTAAGGGATTTGACTGGCGTACCTGTCGTCTATTTCGACGAGCGCTTTACGACAGTGGAAGCGGAGCAATTGCTGGCCGGGGCGAAGCTGACGAAAGCCCGCCGCAAGGAGCGGCTGGACAAGCTTGCGGCGCAAATCCTGTTGACAGCATTTCTGGAGTCCGGGCAGCGCGATACTCCCCCGGGCCGGCTCGATGGTTGA
- a CDS encoding GGDEF domain-containing protein: protein MLSSQVSLFWVAVVFTGVSVAQLALAFIVGCWYGEKVRGRRKMAQEYDAAAQALLRLHDWTTNVGDSVGAHQAEVEASNTRLQAALETNNDGWENLAVGIVQQIVDANQKLQQQLAVAEKKLNEQAEAIRMHATEARTDPLTGLPNRRALDDELQRRASEWRRKQTPFSVSLVDIDHFKRCNDQYGHTAGDEALRRVARVIRGTLSEMDFAARFGGEEFAIVHPATTLDEAQAASERVRQAVQEHAFEVNGQRLALTVSAGAAQAKVQEEPTALVARADEALYAAKSAARNRVRVHYGDSLGPDSGEAEPPRGGNLDEVCGELQRRLQEVAAG from the coding sequence ATGTTATCCTCGCAAGTCTCCCTGTTTTGGGTCGCCGTGGTGTTCACGGGCGTGAGCGTCGCCCAGTTGGCTTTGGCCTTCATCGTCGGCTGCTGGTACGGCGAGAAAGTCCGCGGCCGCCGCAAAATGGCGCAGGAATACGACGCGGCGGCGCAAGCCTTGTTGCGCCTGCACGACTGGACGACCAACGTCGGTGACAGTGTCGGCGCCCACCAGGCGGAGGTCGAGGCCAGCAATACGCGGTTGCAGGCCGCGCTGGAAACCAACAACGACGGCTGGGAAAATCTGGCCGTCGGCATCGTACAGCAAATCGTCGACGCAAATCAAAAGTTGCAACAGCAACTAGCGGTCGCGGAGAAGAAGCTGAACGAGCAGGCCGAGGCGATTCGGATGCACGCCACCGAGGCTCGCACCGATCCATTGACCGGCCTGCCGAATCGCCGTGCGCTCGATGACGAGTTGCAGCGCCGCGCCTCGGAATGGCGGCGCAAGCAAACGCCGTTCTCGGTGTCACTGGTGGACATCGACCACTTCAAACGCTGCAACGATCAGTATGGCCACACGGCCGGAGACGAAGCGCTGCGCCGTGTGGCGCGCGTGATCCGCGGCACGTTGAGTGAAATGGATTTCGCGGCTCGCTTCGGCGGCGAGGAGTTCGCCATCGTACATCCGGCCACGACGCTCGACGAAGCCCAGGCGGCTTCCGAACGCGTCCGGCAAGCGGTTCAAGAACACGCGTTCGAGGTGAACGGCCAACGTCTCGCACTGACGGTGAGCGCCGGCGCCGCGCAAGCGAAAGTCCAAGAAGAACCAACTGCCTTGGTTGCGCGCGCCGACGAAGCGCTTTATGCCGCGAAGTCAGCCGCCCGTAACCGCGTGCGCGTGCATTACGGTGACAGCCTCGGTCCCGACAGCGGTGAAGCTGAACCGCCGCGCGGCGGCAACCTGGACGAAGTTTGCGGCGAGCTGCAACGCCGACTGCAAGAAGTGGCGGCCGGCTAG
- a CDS encoding MMPL family transporter produces MFAALGAWISRRPLTILFGWAVVALALKVIAPSWDDVTHDGDLAYLPAEVSSVRAENLLSTAFEGRDSRSRLVVVIERADAPLEDADLAAAEALRVKLETLKGEAKPVSEVWSPADPVVGYKLVSPLSEDGKPPGQAALIVLHVRNEFMATANIQLLENVQRIIAEFRRGEEVPKGLAFGVSGSAAIGGDMLAAALESVQKTEIMTFVLICVILLIVYRAPLLMLIPLGTITISVSVAMDLVALLTQVQFQPGWEWFDLKVFKTTKIFIITILFGSGTDFCLFLIARYREELETGRHAQAASGRALGFVGEALVGSALTTILGLGTMFFADFGKYRNSGPVIGLCLTVTLLACLSLAPALLRLFGPRVFWPAKIHVKGRGASAAWPERRSLMSTFWERVSNLLVARPGLILVTSVLLFAPLAWAGREVEVTYDMLGELPADRASVRGTEQIMRYYPPGDTGPIVMLAEQATPSVVTLDATRQLRRRQDGWHELTLAEVASAPEGARDVFLGEPLTKLDDERLVHAYGRHDIYAAAIRRLSDDEVRAQKFDQRAIFDADDGKAMIQLLTKDLYDVYLERDGQSIVDVTSVQSLAEPLGDWPGTPAGLLSPTGRRKALALRSPRVQATYVAKSGELAGRVARFDVALTKSPFKRESREYLTHLEAWCAQLSADEHSLWYGAKFSFGGTTSATRDLASVTESDRSLIQRLVVIAVVAAMIVVLRNPWICAYLILTVLYSYFVTIGATELIFSWLWGPTFDGLDWKVPLFLFVILVAIGEDYNIYLVSRVFEEQAKHGPMEGLRRAAASTGGIISSCGIIMAGTFAAMMIGSLRGMIELGLALSMGVALDTFFVRPVLVPAFLAIYHRWRGDDQETGPGEEIELEFSPPHEESPPTPHGRTRPRPTVERR; encoded by the coding sequence ATGTTCGCCGCGCTCGGCGCTTGGATTTCTCGACGCCCGCTCACGATCCTGTTCGGCTGGGCCGTCGTCGCGCTTGCGCTGAAGGTCATTGCGCCCTCGTGGGACGATGTCACGCACGATGGCGACCTGGCCTACCTTCCGGCGGAAGTCAGCAGCGTCAGGGCGGAGAATCTGCTCTCCACGGCGTTTGAGGGGCGCGATTCGCGCAGCCGACTGGTCGTCGTGATCGAACGCGCGGATGCGCCGCTGGAAGACGCTGACCTGGCTGCGGCCGAAGCGCTGCGCGTCAAGCTCGAAACGCTCAAAGGCGAAGCGAAGCCGGTTAGCGAGGTCTGGAGCCCCGCCGACCCGGTGGTGGGCTACAAGCTCGTCAGCCCGTTATCCGAAGATGGCAAACCGCCCGGCCAGGCCGCGCTGATTGTGCTGCACGTGCGCAACGAGTTCATGGCCACTGCCAACATTCAGTTATTGGAGAACGTGCAGCGGATCATCGCCGAGTTTCGTCGCGGCGAAGAGGTCCCCAAAGGACTGGCATTCGGCGTCTCCGGCTCCGCCGCGATTGGCGGCGATATGCTCGCCGCGGCGCTGGAGAGCGTGCAGAAGACCGAGATCATGACGTTCGTGCTGATCTGCGTGATCCTGCTGATCGTCTATCGCGCGCCGCTGTTGATGTTGATTCCGCTGGGCACGATCACCATCTCCGTCTCCGTGGCGATGGACCTCGTGGCGCTGTTGACGCAGGTACAATTTCAGCCCGGCTGGGAATGGTTCGATCTCAAGGTCTTCAAGACGACGAAGATTTTCATCATCACGATTCTGTTCGGCTCCGGCACCGACTTTTGTTTGTTCTTGATCGCGCGGTATCGCGAAGAGTTGGAAACCGGCCGGCATGCCCAGGCCGCCAGCGGCCGGGCGCTCGGGTTTGTGGGCGAGGCCCTCGTCGGCAGCGCGCTGACGACGATTCTCGGCCTGGGCACGATGTTCTTCGCCGATTTCGGCAAGTATCGCAACAGCGGGCCGGTGATCGGCCTGTGCCTTACCGTGACCTTGCTGGCCTGCCTGTCGCTGGCGCCGGCGTTGCTTCGCCTGTTCGGCCCGCGCGTGTTCTGGCCCGCCAAGATCCACGTCAAAGGGCGCGGCGCGAGCGCCGCCTGGCCGGAGCGACGTTCGTTAATGAGCACCTTCTGGGAGCGCGTCAGCAATCTGCTGGTGGCGCGACCCGGCTTGATCCTGGTGACCAGCGTTCTGTTGTTTGCGCCGCTGGCCTGGGCCGGTCGCGAAGTGGAAGTCACCTATGACATGCTGGGCGAGCTGCCCGCCGACCGCGCCAGCGTGCGCGGCACCGAACAGATCATGCGCTACTATCCGCCCGGCGATACCGGTCCGATCGTGATGCTGGCCGAGCAAGCAACGCCGAGCGTCGTCACGCTCGACGCAACCAGGCAACTGCGCCGCCGCCAGGATGGTTGGCACGAATTGACGTTGGCCGAAGTGGCCAGCGCCCCGGAGGGCGCTCGCGATGTGTTTCTCGGCGAGCCGCTGACAAAACTCGACGACGAGCGCTTGGTTCACGCCTACGGCCGTCACGATATTTACGCCGCGGCGATTCGACGCCTCTCGGACGATGAAGTCCGCGCGCAGAAGTTCGATCAACGCGCCATCTTCGACGCCGACGACGGCAAGGCGATGATCCAATTGCTGACCAAGGATCTATACGACGTCTATCTGGAGCGCGACGGACAATCCATTGTCGATGTAACCAGCGTGCAAAGTCTCGCCGAGCCGCTCGGCGACTGGCCCGGCACGCCAGCCGGATTGCTCTCACCGACCGGCCGGCGCAAGGCGCTCGCGTTGCGTAGTCCACGCGTGCAAGCCACCTATGTCGCGAAGTCGGGCGAACTGGCCGGACGCGTAGCGCGGTTCGACGTGGCGCTGACGAAGAGCCCCTTCAAGCGGGAGAGCCGCGAGTATCTCACGCATCTCGAAGCATGGTGCGCGCAACTCTCCGCCGACGAGCATTCACTTTGGTACGGCGCAAAGTTTTCCTTCGGCGGGACGACTTCCGCCACGCGCGATCTCGCCTCCGTGACCGAAAGCGACCGTTCGTTGATTCAGCGTCTCGTCGTAATCGCCGTCGTGGCCGCGATGATCGTCGTGCTCAGGAATCCTTGGATCTGCGCGTACCTGATTCTCACCGTGCTTTATAGCTACTTCGTCACGATCGGCGCCACCGAGCTGATCTTCTCCTGGCTCTGGGGGCCGACGTTCGACGGTCTGGACTGGAAAGTCCCGCTGTTCTTGTTTGTGATCCTGGTCGCTATCGGCGAGGACTACAACATTTACCTGGTGAGCCGGGTCTTCGAGGAGCAGGCCAAGCACGGGCCGATGGAAGGGCTGCGCCGCGCCGCGGCTTCCACCGGCGGCATCATTTCCAGTTGCGGCATCATCATGGCCGGCACCTTCGCGGCAATGATGATCGGCAGCCTGCGCGGCATGATTGAATTGGGCCTCGCCCTTTCGATGGGCGTCGCGCTCGACACCTTCTTCGTTCGCCCGGTGCTCGTGCCCGCATTCCTCGCGATTTATCACCGTTGGCGTGGCGACGACCAAGAAACCGGCCCAGGCGAAGAGATCGAACTGGAATTCTCACCGCCGCATGAAGAATCCCCGCCGACTCCGCACGGCCGCACGCGCCCGCGACCCACGGTCGAACGCCGTTGA
- a CDS encoding DUF1207 domain-containing protein yields MESADPIRTTQSRRSGARAWRRALLTLVVLLAGNATGTGQETINTPRPRGSAARETIVGEPIYIGPNEGAGPYWTPTDDPQIEWVPEEGEAVWNGQQNDFFVPSNGYTGGYQEPWDWTLLPNGLIYRSYLAGPKESRFRSVWAHDDKLGWIWDITLGGRVGIVRYGTTHSDDIRPQGWQLDAEGAAFPRLNPEEDRDLVSADFRFGLPLTYSVGRYETKISYYHLSSHIGDEYLLKNPTFVRINYVRDAIVWGNAYYVTDDVRLYGEVGYAFYTSGGADPIELQVGAEYSPAHFTGFRGAPFLAVNGYLREEFDFGGNLTAQAGWQWRGQHNRRLLRIGGEYSNGKTEQFEFYANTEERLGFGLWYDY; encoded by the coding sequence ATGGAGTCGGCCGATCCAATTCGAACCACGCAATCGCGCCGGTCGGGCGCTCGCGCATGGCGACGTGCGCTGTTGACGCTCGTCGTGCTCCTCGCCGGGAATGCCACTGGCACTGGACAGGAAACGATCAATACGCCCAGACCGCGCGGCAGCGCCGCGCGCGAGACGATCGTGGGCGAGCCGATCTATATCGGGCCGAACGAAGGCGCCGGTCCCTATTGGACGCCGACGGACGATCCGCAAATCGAATGGGTGCCCGAGGAAGGCGAAGCGGTTTGGAACGGCCAGCAGAACGATTTCTTCGTGCCCAGCAACGGCTACACCGGCGGGTATCAAGAGCCGTGGGATTGGACACTGCTGCCGAATGGCTTGATCTATCGCAGTTATCTCGCCGGACCGAAGGAATCGCGGTTTCGCAGCGTCTGGGCGCATGACGACAAACTTGGCTGGATTTGGGATATCACGCTCGGCGGCCGCGTCGGCATCGTGCGATATGGCACGACACACAGCGATGACATTCGCCCCCAAGGCTGGCAGCTCGACGCCGAAGGGGCCGCGTTTCCGCGATTGAATCCGGAAGAGGATCGCGATCTGGTTTCGGCCGATTTTCGTTTCGGCCTGCCGTTGACGTACTCAGTCGGCCGGTATGAAACGAAGATTTCCTACTATCACCTCAGCTCGCACATTGGCGATGAATACCTATTGAAGAATCCCACGTTCGTGCGGATCAATTACGTTCGCGACGCGATCGTCTGGGGCAACGCGTACTATGTAACCGACGACGTGCGCCTCTACGGCGAGGTCGGTTATGCCTTTTACACCTCGGGCGGCGCCGACCCGATCGAGCTGCAGGTCGGCGCCGAGTACAGCCCCGCGCATTTCACCGGATTTCGTGGCGCGCCGTTCCTGGCCGTGAACGGCTATCTGCGCGAAGAGTTCGATTTTGGCGGTAACCTCACCGCTCAGGCAGGCTGGCAATGGCGCGGGCAGCACAATCGCCGTCTGCTGCGGATCGGCGGCGAGTATTCCAACGGCAAGACCGAGCAATTCGAGTTCTACGCAAACACCGAGGAACGCCTAGGGTTCGGGCTTTGGTACGACTACTAA
- a CDS encoding amidase, producing the protein MAARANLATISQQFKRGALRPIDLVDRCLASIKQHEPAIHAWVKVDERGARQAAQALGDELERGQSRGPLHGIPIGIKDIFDVAGWPTKAGSSLRAQHVAAEDATVVARLRAGGAILLGKTVTTEYACFDPSVTHNPWNPAHTPGGSSAGSAASVALGMCLAAVGSQTGGSITRPASYCGVAGIKPTFGLLDLGGVVPVSFHLDHAGAMARSVSDLAAMLLVMSTPTAEEGVPHDAPHVNYLAAGEGARMPRLGVIEPFFLERCDDTVKAGFRQAIDNLRQGGVHIVAVAPPTSFADLLPLHRKIMAVEAAAYHRAAFEANRPAYGKQIAGLIDEGLRMPAYEYAMAIRHLEWYREHAWDDLPEIDALVTPATTTPAPARLDTTGDPQFNSPWSYAGLPTVSIPCGLSREGLPIALQLIGPKLSELTLLSAAAWCERRLRFEAEPALTKGNT; encoded by the coding sequence ATGGCCGCAAGAGCGAATTTGGCGACGATCTCGCAACAGTTTAAGCGCGGCGCGTTGCGGCCGATTGACCTGGTCGACCGCTGCTTGGCGAGCATTAAACAGCATGAGCCTGCGATCCATGCCTGGGTCAAGGTTGACGAACGAGGGGCGCGCCAGGCCGCCCAGGCGCTCGGGGACGAACTGGAACGCGGCCAATCGCGCGGCCCTCTGCATGGCATTCCGATTGGCATCAAGGACATTTTCGATGTCGCCGGTTGGCCGACGAAGGCCGGCAGCTCCTTGCGAGCGCAACACGTCGCGGCGGAGGACGCCACGGTGGTCGCGCGGCTCCGCGCCGGGGGCGCGATTTTGCTCGGCAAAACCGTGACCACGGAGTATGCCTGCTTCGATCCGTCCGTCACCCACAACCCCTGGAACCCCGCGCACACGCCGGGCGGATCGAGCGCCGGGTCCGCGGCATCCGTCGCGCTTGGTATGTGTCTCGCCGCGGTCGGTTCGCAGACCGGCGGCTCGATCACGCGCCCCGCCAGCTATTGTGGCGTGGCGGGGATCAAGCCAACCTTCGGCCTGCTCGATTTGGGCGGCGTGGTGCCGGTGAGTTTTCATCTCGACCACGCCGGCGCGATGGCGCGCTCGGTGAGCGATCTCGCCGCGATGTTACTCGTCATGTCCACGCCCACGGCCGAAGAAGGCGTCCCGCACGATGCGCCCCATGTGAACTATCTCGCTGCCGGAGAAGGCGCGCGGATGCCGCGGCTGGGGGTGATCGAACCCTTCTTTCTGGAACGCTGCGACGACACGGTGAAGGCCGGGTTCCGGCAGGCGATTGACAATCTTCGGCAAGGCGGTGTGCACATCGTTGCCGTGGCGCCACCGACGAGCTTCGCTGACCTGCTGCCGCTGCATCGCAAGATTATGGCCGTCGAGGCCGCCGCTTACCATCGTGCCGCATTCGAGGCGAATCGTCCTGCCTATGGAAAACAGATCGCGGGGCTGATCGACGAAGGGCTGCGCATGCCGGCCTACGAATACGCGATGGCGATTCGCCACCTGGAGTGGTATCGCGAACATGCCTGGGACGACTTGCCGGAGATCGACGCGTTGGTCACGCCAGCCACGACCACGCCCGCGCCGGCGCGGCTCGACACCACCGGCGATCCTCAGTTTAATAGCCCCTGGAGCTACGCCGGTTTGCCGACGGTTTCGATCCCCTGCGGCCTGTCACGCGAGGGCCTGCCGATCGCTCTGCAATTGATCGGCCCCAAGCTCAGCGAACTGACCCTGCTCTCGGCCGCAGCCTGGTGCGAACGCCGCCTCCGCTTCGAGGCGGAACCGGCGCTGACGAAGGGCAATACTTGA